From the genome of Streptomyces sp. NBC_00523:
GGTGGTGCTCGGCGAGTGCACCGCCGCACAGGTCGAGTCGGTGCTCGGCACCGGACCGCACACCACCCCGCCGCCGGACGCCCCGGCCGGCCGCGGCTACGCCCGGTTCGGCGCCGGTCCGGTGCTGCGCATCCAGGTCCCGGCCACGCCCGACCCGTACGACGACGCCACGAGCGAGGCGCAGCGCGCGGCGGTGCTGAGCCTGCTGCCGGAGCGGCGCACGGCGGTCGAGGCGGGGGCACCGGAACCGGCGCCGGCCGAGGCCGTGGAGGCGCCGGTCGCGCTGGAGGCCGTGGCCGTCGGCGACTGAACGCGTGACGGCGACGGAGGAGGGCCCGGCAGCGTGCCGGCCCTCCTCCGTTCACGCCACGAACGTGCGCGGTGCCTCCACGCCCGCCCCGCCGCCCGCGCCGACCAGCCGGGCCGCCTGGGCGAGACGCTGGGCCGCCTCGTCCGCGACCGGGCCGCCGACCGTGAACGGCAGCCGCACGTAGCCCTCGAAGGCGCCGTCGACCCCGAACCGGGGGCCGGACGGCACCCGCACCCCGACGCCTTCCCCGGCGACCGCGAGCCGGGAGCCGGAGAGGCCGCCGGTGCGCACCCAGAGCGTGAGCCCGCCCGCGGGCACGGAGAACTCCCACTCCGGCAGCTCCCGGCGCACGGCCGCGACCAGCGCGTCGCGGTTCTCCCGGGCCTGTTCCCGGCGCAGCCGCACGGCCTCCTGCCAGCCGCCGGTGCGCATCAGCCAGTTCACCGCGAGCTGTTCGAGGACGGGGGTGCCCATGTCGGCGTACGCGCGGGCGGCGACCAGGCTGCGGATCACGTCGGGCGCGGCCCGTACCCAGCCGATCCGCATGCCCGCCCAGAACGCCTTGCTGGCCGAGCCCACGGTCAGGACCGTGCTGCCCGCCGGGTCGAACGCGCAGACCGGGCGCGGCATCGCCACGTCCTCGTCGAGGTGCAGCTCCCGCATCGTCTCGTCCACGACGAGCACCGTGCCCGCCGAGCGGGCGGCGTCCACCAGCGCCCGGCGGCGCTCCTCGTCGGCCAGCGCCCCGGTCGGGTTGTGGAAGTCCGCGACGACGTAGCCGAGCCGGGGCGCGGCGTCCCGCAGGACCTGGCGCCACCG
Proteins encoded in this window:
- a CDS encoding SCO1417 family MocR-like transcription factor, with protein sequence MAQWTSAVGAAQLARQLQAQQQQRPAGPGSRRPPAYRALADGIRLLVLEGRVAVAARLPAERELALALAVSRTTVAAAYEALRAEGFLESRRGAGSWTAVPAGNPLPARGLEPLPPEALGSMIDLGCASLPAPEPWLTRAVQGALEELPPYAHTHGDYPAGLPTLRQMIADRYTADGIPTMPEQIMVTTGAMGAIDAICHLFAGRGERIAVESPSYANILQLMREAGARLVPVAMEEGLGGWDLNRWRQVLRDAAPRLGYVVADFHNPTGALADEERRRALVDAARSAGTVLVVDETMRELHLDEDVAMPRPVCAFDPAGSTVLTVGSASKAFWAGMRIGWVRAAPDVIRSLVAARAYADMGTPVLEQLAVNWLMRTGGWQEAVRLRREQARENRDALVAAVRRELPEWEFSVPAGGLTLWVRTGGLSGSRLAVAGEGVGVRVPSGPRFGVDGAFEGYVRLPFTVGGPVADEAAQRLAQAARLVGAGGGAGVEAPRTFVA